One stretch of Xanthomonas sp. DAR 35659 DNA includes these proteins:
- a CDS encoding DUF3649 domain-containing protein, which yields MHPVPPAPLRDPHHADTPAAPRRPLPPWLGVLSRSLAAILGGYALAAATSALLPLLWPTLRAQAVLSGMMLGILVCACTALWAFATRSAARAWLGILGLLTPMALAIAWLQHHAP from the coding sequence ATGCATCCAGTCCCGCCAGCGCCTTTGCGCGATCCCCACCACGCAGATACGCCTGCCGCGCCGCGCCGTCCGCTGCCGCCGTGGCTGGGCGTGCTGTCGCGCAGCCTGGCGGCGATCCTCGGCGGCTACGCGCTGGCCGCGGCCACGTCCGCGCTGCTGCCGCTGCTGTGGCCGACGCTGCGTGCGCAGGCGGTGCTCAGCGGCATGATGCTGGGCATCCTGGTCTGTGCCTGCACCGCGCTGTGGGCGTTCGCCACGCGCAGCGCCGCGCGCGCCTGGCTCGGCATCCTGGGGCTGTTGACCCCGATGGCCCTGGCCATCGCCTGGCTGCAGCACCACGCGCCATGA